Proteins encoded in a region of the Amia ocellicauda isolate fAmiCal2 chromosome 19, fAmiCal2.hap1, whole genome shotgun sequence genome:
- the lepr gene encoding leptin receptor isoform X1 — protein sequence MSFSRSLVRSVATSVSLCISQRTGISPFSEVGFPGEECAHTDKMQSLEKVLCLVYLAVASLPGVAPVPTEGLPRPVQAQPGELALCCGWPDEAHKHNEGLAADGPESGHSPNAGGGVSAELDHRDATQSCLWTESNATEYQIDSQEMEVVCLNILCWADGNLEHLICNLKPRFRPPDSAGLFIIRMRYSVSYSDAEHMSTGPEETFVDATHNARDGEDFLQCVIPIETPSDNYSLAVTITHGFTAVNRPVMRVVPRQIVKPNPPLNLQYNMTPAGELSLSWTDPLPASYSVQYEVRYSTNTSEDTWQRVESVPASPATLSGLRAGLAYTAQVRCRLRDGPGLWSDWSGHLYIYLNEVTYLPARILASTGSNVTVYCIFNNRNVDARNVVWWLNTHEKVPESQYSVVNERVSSVTLLNVRPQKRRGRIGFDVLQCCQQDGENSVCNYRYAAIYAQDISVEISCETNEYLTNMTCKWTPGWPQDSQVKFLYRIGRSCAALEADSRFPQADECPASGRGSNTCTFQPLYMLFCYAMWLENQHELGTMKSNLTYVTPMDVVKPHPPFNLEAEITAPDGYLSIRWQRTELPVYDLQFKVRYAVDGTHVEWKFLGGVYNQSAVIAVADPCVVYVVQVCCGRLDGPGHWSVWSSPVYTAVHDIRAPEWGPDFWRVIQEDPAKKQTSVTLLMKPLRREDLFCSVEGFQVQHQTSTGSTWSEHLNVTTAHTFVWTEDQHSVSVLAFNSRGASVMNYNLTLARHASRARAVQSFSVALVNSSCAALSWYFLPNVSLPESFIIEWKRRRREREQNWAKAVKWIRAPVKARDFYIYDTFFASEEYQFILYPIFLDGAGEPIYNKDDRGRPRGEHAAYVLLLIIAFLSIVLFVTLAISQHQMKKLVWKEVPNPNNCSWAQGVDFKKAETIENLFKHPESLTSCPLLLQSETISEAVIVENMKLPAGKKPASFSEASPSAEEECPRPVHQSTAEPVVPEQPPATSSETSAQSRIQYATVLIPEEPVQRYQQQKSISNSSDEGNFSANNSDISGSFPSSLWEGDNPSGKHSTHGDPRNSCPFTSSEEFSEASDQDDNILDDTGPERDLYYVGLASNDEEDGEEEEEERFLKEDAQMPYGDQREELLHESNPLLGCHSIQDVNKDHKDTPAKNIPLYMPQFRTVSSKIQHHRKPSDI from the exons ATGTCTTTCTCCCGCAGCTTGGTGCGCAGTGTTGCAACATCAGTCTCTCTCTGCATCTCCCAGCGAACAG gtatTTCACCTTTCAGTGAGGTTGGATTTCCTGGAGAGGAATGTGCACACACAGATAAAAT GCAGTCCTTAGAAAAGGTGCTTTGTTTGGTTTACCTTGCTGTGGCTTCACTACCAG GTGTCGCTCCGGTTCCCACCGAAGGGCTGCCCCGTCCAGTTCAGGCGCAGCCTGGGGAGCTCGCTTTGTGCTGCGGTTGGCCGGATGAGGCGCACAAACACAATGAGGGTTTGGCCGCAGACGGGCCAGAGAGCGGACACAGTCCCAACGCAGGTGGCGGCGTCTCGGCTGAGCTCGACCACCGAGATGCCACCCAATCCTGTCTGTGGACTGAGAGCAACGCGACAGAATATCAGATTGACAGTCAGGAAATGGAAG TCGTCTGTTTGAACATCCTGTGTTGGGCTGATGGAAACCTGgaacatttaatttgtaatctGAAGCCACGCTTTCGGCCTCCAGACAGCGCTGGGCTCTTCATAATTAGGATGCGGTATTCGGT gtCGTATTCAGACGCAGAACACATGTCTACCGGCCCTGAGGAGACGTTTGTGGACGCTACTCACAACGCCAGGGATGGAGAGGACTTTCTACAGTGCGTTATACCTATAGAGACCCCGAGCGACAACTACAGCTTGGCAGTAACGATCACACACGGCTTCACTGCTGTCAACCGCCCCGTGATGCGTGTGGTTCCCAGACAGATCG TGAAGCCGAACCCCCCTCTAAACCTGCAGTACAATATGACTCCTGCCGGGGAGCTGAGCCTCAGCTGGACCGACCCACTTCCAGCTTCTTACTCGGTTCAATATGAGGTCCGCTACTCCACAAACACATCTGAGGACACCTGGCAG CGTGTGGAAAGCGTGCCGGCGTCCCCTGCGACTCTCTCTGGCCTGAGAGCGGGCTTGGCGTACACGGCTCAGGTCCGCTGTAGGCTTCGCGACGGACCGGGCCTCTGGAGCGACTGGAGCGGCCATctctacatatatttaaatg AAGTGACGTATCTCCCGGCGAGGATACTGGCCAGCACAGGCTCCAACGTCACTGTCTACTGCATATTCAACAACCGCAACGTGGACGCGAGAAACGTGGTGTGGTGGCTGAACACTCACGAGAAGGTTCCCGAGAGCCAGTACTCCGTCGTGAACGAGCGCGTGAGCAGCGTCACCCTGCTGAACGTGCGGCCGCAGAAGCGCCGGGGGAGGATTGGCTTCGACGTGCTGCAGTGCTGCCAGCAGGACGGCGAGAACTCCGTCTGCAATTACCGCTATGCCGCCATTTATGCCCAAG ATATCAGTGTCGAGATCTCGTGTGAAACGAATGAATACCTGACCAATATGACATGCAAATGGACGCCAGGTTGGCCACAGGACAGCCAGGTCAAGTTCCTTTATCg GATCGGCCGCTCCTGCGCCGCCCTGGAGGCCGACTCGCGCTTCCCTCAGGCGGACGAGTGCCCGGCTTCGGGGCGCGGCTCCAACACCTGCACCTTCCAGCCCCTGTACATGTTGTTCTGCTACGCGATGTGGCTGGAGAACCAGCATGAGCTTGGCACGATGAAGTCCAACCTGACGTACGTCACGCCTATGGATGTGG TAAAGCCGCACCCCCCATTCAACCTGGAGGCCGAGATCACGGCCCCCGACGGATATCTGAGCATCCGCTGGCAGAGGACTGAGCTGCCGGTCTATGATCTTCAGTTTAAGGTCCGCTATGCTGTAGATGGGACCCATGTGGAGTGGAAG TTCCTCGGCGGTGTGTACAATCAGTCGGCTGTGATCGCGGTGGCAGATCCATGTGTCGTATACGTGGTTCAGGTTTGCTGCGGCAGATTGGACGGACCCGGACACTGGAGCGTCTGGAGCAGCCCGGTCTACACTGCGGTTCACGACATTAGAG CGCCAGAATGGGGTCCTGATTTTTGGCGAGTTATCCAAGAGGATCCGGCAAAGAAACAGACCAGTGTCACTCTTCTCATGAAG CCTTTGAGAAGGGAAGACCTCTTCTGTTCAGTGGAGGGTTTTCAAGTTCAGCATCAAACCTCCACGGGTTCGACGTGGTCCGAGCATCTCAATGTGACCACGGCGCATACATTCGTTTGGACCGAAGACCAGCACAGTGTGTCGGTGTTGGCCTTCAACTCACGCGGTGCTTCGGTGATGAACTACAATTTGACACTAGCGAGGCACGCAAGCAGAG CTCGAGCGGTGCAGTCCTTCAGCGTGGCGCTCGTGAACAGCAGTTGCGCCGCCCTGTCGTGGTACTTCCTCCCGAACGTCTCCCTCCCGGAGTCTTTCATTATCGAGTGGAAACGGCGGcgcagggagagagagcagaacTGGGCAAAGGCTGTGAAGTGGATCCGAGCACCCGTCAAAGCACGTGACTTTTACATATACG ACACTTTCTTTGCTTCCGAAGAGTACCAGTTCATTCTGTACCCCATATTCCTGGATGGGGCAGGAGAACCGATCTACAATAAAG ATGACAGGGGGCGGCCGCGGGGGGAACACGCCGCCTACGTCCTCCTGCTGATCATCGCGTTCCTGTCAATCGTCCTGTTCGTGACCCTGGCGATCTCTCAGCACCA AATGAAGAAACTGGTCTGGAAGGAAGTTCCCAATCCTAATAACTGCTCCTGGGCACAAGGAGTTGACTTCAAAAAA GCCGAGACCATCGAGAACCTGTTCAAGCACCCCGAGAGCCTGACCTCGTGTCCCCTCCTCCTGCAATCCGAGACGATCTCCGAGGCGGTGATCGTGGAGAATATGAAGCTCCCGGCGGGGAAGAAGCCGGCGTCTTTCTCCGAGGCGTCCCCATCTGCAGAGGAGGAATGCCCTCGTCCGGTCCACCAGAGCACCGCGGAGCCCGTGGTCCCCGAGCAGCCCCCCGCCACCAGCTCGGAGACCTCCGCCCAGTCCAGGATACAGTACGCCACGGTCCTGATCCCCGAGGAGCCGGTCCAGCGCTACCAGCAGCAGAAGAGCATCAGCAACTCCTCTGACGAGGGAAACTTCTCGGCAAACAACTCTGATATCTCCGGGTCTtttcccagcagcctctgggaGGGTGACAATCCATCGGGCAAACACTCAACGCACGGAGATCCCAGGAACTCTTGCCCCTTCACGTCCTCAGAGGAGTTCTCCGAGGCCTCAGATCAGGATGATAACATTCTCGATGACACGGGTCCGGAGAGAGACCTCTACTACGTGGGCCTAGCTTCAAATGACGAGGAGGAcggggaagaggaggaagaggaacgATTCCTGAAAGAAGACGCTCAGATGCCCTATGGGGATCAGAGAGAAGAGCTTTTGCATGAATCCAATCCTTTATTGGGCTGCCACTCCATTCAGGATGTAAACAAGGACCACAAAGACACACCTGCAAAGAATATCCCTCTATATATGCCTCAGTTCCGAACAGTGTCCAGTAAAATTCAGCATCATCGAAAGCCTTCAGACATTTGA
- the lepr gene encoding leptin receptor isoform X2, producing MQSLEKVLCLVYLAVASLPGVAPVPTEGLPRPVQAQPGELALCCGWPDEAHKHNEGLAADGPESGHSPNAGGGVSAELDHRDATQSCLWTESNATEYQIDSQEMEVVCLNILCWADGNLEHLICNLKPRFRPPDSAGLFIIRMRYSVSYSDAEHMSTGPEETFVDATHNARDGEDFLQCVIPIETPSDNYSLAVTITHGFTAVNRPVMRVVPRQIVKPNPPLNLQYNMTPAGELSLSWTDPLPASYSVQYEVRYSTNTSEDTWQRVESVPASPATLSGLRAGLAYTAQVRCRLRDGPGLWSDWSGHLYIYLNEVTYLPARILASTGSNVTVYCIFNNRNVDARNVVWWLNTHEKVPESQYSVVNERVSSVTLLNVRPQKRRGRIGFDVLQCCQQDGENSVCNYRYAAIYAQDISVEISCETNEYLTNMTCKWTPGWPQDSQVKFLYRIGRSCAALEADSRFPQADECPASGRGSNTCTFQPLYMLFCYAMWLENQHELGTMKSNLTYVTPMDVVKPHPPFNLEAEITAPDGYLSIRWQRTELPVYDLQFKVRYAVDGTHVEWKFLGGVYNQSAVIAVADPCVVYVVQVCCGRLDGPGHWSVWSSPVYTAVHDIRAPEWGPDFWRVIQEDPAKKQTSVTLLMKPLRREDLFCSVEGFQVQHQTSTGSTWSEHLNVTTAHTFVWTEDQHSVSVLAFNSRGASVMNYNLTLARHASRARAVQSFSVALVNSSCAALSWYFLPNVSLPESFIIEWKRRRREREQNWAKAVKWIRAPVKARDFYIYDTFFASEEYQFILYPIFLDGAGEPIYNKDDRGRPRGEHAAYVLLLIIAFLSIVLFVTLAISQHQMKKLVWKEVPNPNNCSWAQGVDFKKAETIENLFKHPESLTSCPLLLQSETISEAVIVENMKLPAGKKPASFSEASPSAEEECPRPVHQSTAEPVVPEQPPATSSETSAQSRIQYATVLIPEEPVQRYQQQKSISNSSDEGNFSANNSDISGSFPSSLWEGDNPSGKHSTHGDPRNSCPFTSSEEFSEASDQDDNILDDTGPERDLYYVGLASNDEEDGEEEEEERFLKEDAQMPYGDQREELLHESNPLLGCHSIQDVNKDHKDTPAKNIPLYMPQFRTVSSKIQHHRKPSDI from the exons AT GCAGTCCTTAGAAAAGGTGCTTTGTTTGGTTTACCTTGCTGTGGCTTCACTACCAG GTGTCGCTCCGGTTCCCACCGAAGGGCTGCCCCGTCCAGTTCAGGCGCAGCCTGGGGAGCTCGCTTTGTGCTGCGGTTGGCCGGATGAGGCGCACAAACACAATGAGGGTTTGGCCGCAGACGGGCCAGAGAGCGGACACAGTCCCAACGCAGGTGGCGGCGTCTCGGCTGAGCTCGACCACCGAGATGCCACCCAATCCTGTCTGTGGACTGAGAGCAACGCGACAGAATATCAGATTGACAGTCAGGAAATGGAAG TCGTCTGTTTGAACATCCTGTGTTGGGCTGATGGAAACCTGgaacatttaatttgtaatctGAAGCCACGCTTTCGGCCTCCAGACAGCGCTGGGCTCTTCATAATTAGGATGCGGTATTCGGT gtCGTATTCAGACGCAGAACACATGTCTACCGGCCCTGAGGAGACGTTTGTGGACGCTACTCACAACGCCAGGGATGGAGAGGACTTTCTACAGTGCGTTATACCTATAGAGACCCCGAGCGACAACTACAGCTTGGCAGTAACGATCACACACGGCTTCACTGCTGTCAACCGCCCCGTGATGCGTGTGGTTCCCAGACAGATCG TGAAGCCGAACCCCCCTCTAAACCTGCAGTACAATATGACTCCTGCCGGGGAGCTGAGCCTCAGCTGGACCGACCCACTTCCAGCTTCTTACTCGGTTCAATATGAGGTCCGCTACTCCACAAACACATCTGAGGACACCTGGCAG CGTGTGGAAAGCGTGCCGGCGTCCCCTGCGACTCTCTCTGGCCTGAGAGCGGGCTTGGCGTACACGGCTCAGGTCCGCTGTAGGCTTCGCGACGGACCGGGCCTCTGGAGCGACTGGAGCGGCCATctctacatatatttaaatg AAGTGACGTATCTCCCGGCGAGGATACTGGCCAGCACAGGCTCCAACGTCACTGTCTACTGCATATTCAACAACCGCAACGTGGACGCGAGAAACGTGGTGTGGTGGCTGAACACTCACGAGAAGGTTCCCGAGAGCCAGTACTCCGTCGTGAACGAGCGCGTGAGCAGCGTCACCCTGCTGAACGTGCGGCCGCAGAAGCGCCGGGGGAGGATTGGCTTCGACGTGCTGCAGTGCTGCCAGCAGGACGGCGAGAACTCCGTCTGCAATTACCGCTATGCCGCCATTTATGCCCAAG ATATCAGTGTCGAGATCTCGTGTGAAACGAATGAATACCTGACCAATATGACATGCAAATGGACGCCAGGTTGGCCACAGGACAGCCAGGTCAAGTTCCTTTATCg GATCGGCCGCTCCTGCGCCGCCCTGGAGGCCGACTCGCGCTTCCCTCAGGCGGACGAGTGCCCGGCTTCGGGGCGCGGCTCCAACACCTGCACCTTCCAGCCCCTGTACATGTTGTTCTGCTACGCGATGTGGCTGGAGAACCAGCATGAGCTTGGCACGATGAAGTCCAACCTGACGTACGTCACGCCTATGGATGTGG TAAAGCCGCACCCCCCATTCAACCTGGAGGCCGAGATCACGGCCCCCGACGGATATCTGAGCATCCGCTGGCAGAGGACTGAGCTGCCGGTCTATGATCTTCAGTTTAAGGTCCGCTATGCTGTAGATGGGACCCATGTGGAGTGGAAG TTCCTCGGCGGTGTGTACAATCAGTCGGCTGTGATCGCGGTGGCAGATCCATGTGTCGTATACGTGGTTCAGGTTTGCTGCGGCAGATTGGACGGACCCGGACACTGGAGCGTCTGGAGCAGCCCGGTCTACACTGCGGTTCACGACATTAGAG CGCCAGAATGGGGTCCTGATTTTTGGCGAGTTATCCAAGAGGATCCGGCAAAGAAACAGACCAGTGTCACTCTTCTCATGAAG CCTTTGAGAAGGGAAGACCTCTTCTGTTCAGTGGAGGGTTTTCAAGTTCAGCATCAAACCTCCACGGGTTCGACGTGGTCCGAGCATCTCAATGTGACCACGGCGCATACATTCGTTTGGACCGAAGACCAGCACAGTGTGTCGGTGTTGGCCTTCAACTCACGCGGTGCTTCGGTGATGAACTACAATTTGACACTAGCGAGGCACGCAAGCAGAG CTCGAGCGGTGCAGTCCTTCAGCGTGGCGCTCGTGAACAGCAGTTGCGCCGCCCTGTCGTGGTACTTCCTCCCGAACGTCTCCCTCCCGGAGTCTTTCATTATCGAGTGGAAACGGCGGcgcagggagagagagcagaacTGGGCAAAGGCTGTGAAGTGGATCCGAGCACCCGTCAAAGCACGTGACTTTTACATATACG ACACTTTCTTTGCTTCCGAAGAGTACCAGTTCATTCTGTACCCCATATTCCTGGATGGGGCAGGAGAACCGATCTACAATAAAG ATGACAGGGGGCGGCCGCGGGGGGAACACGCCGCCTACGTCCTCCTGCTGATCATCGCGTTCCTGTCAATCGTCCTGTTCGTGACCCTGGCGATCTCTCAGCACCA AATGAAGAAACTGGTCTGGAAGGAAGTTCCCAATCCTAATAACTGCTCCTGGGCACAAGGAGTTGACTTCAAAAAA GCCGAGACCATCGAGAACCTGTTCAAGCACCCCGAGAGCCTGACCTCGTGTCCCCTCCTCCTGCAATCCGAGACGATCTCCGAGGCGGTGATCGTGGAGAATATGAAGCTCCCGGCGGGGAAGAAGCCGGCGTCTTTCTCCGAGGCGTCCCCATCTGCAGAGGAGGAATGCCCTCGTCCGGTCCACCAGAGCACCGCGGAGCCCGTGGTCCCCGAGCAGCCCCCCGCCACCAGCTCGGAGACCTCCGCCCAGTCCAGGATACAGTACGCCACGGTCCTGATCCCCGAGGAGCCGGTCCAGCGCTACCAGCAGCAGAAGAGCATCAGCAACTCCTCTGACGAGGGAAACTTCTCGGCAAACAACTCTGATATCTCCGGGTCTtttcccagcagcctctgggaGGGTGACAATCCATCGGGCAAACACTCAACGCACGGAGATCCCAGGAACTCTTGCCCCTTCACGTCCTCAGAGGAGTTCTCCGAGGCCTCAGATCAGGATGATAACATTCTCGATGACACGGGTCCGGAGAGAGACCTCTACTACGTGGGCCTAGCTTCAAATGACGAGGAGGAcggggaagaggaggaagaggaacgATTCCTGAAAGAAGACGCTCAGATGCCCTATGGGGATCAGAGAGAAGAGCTTTTGCATGAATCCAATCCTTTATTGGGCTGCCACTCCATTCAGGATGTAAACAAGGACCACAAAGACACACCTGCAAAGAATATCCCTCTATATATGCCTCAGTTCCGAACAGTGTCCAGTAAAATTCAGCATCATCGAAAGCCTTCAGACATTTGA